The Kitasatospora sp. NBC_00374 genome has a segment encoding these proteins:
- a CDS encoding ATP-binding protein, whose amino-acid sequence MADPTRPGPLRAARRRTAAILHHLTRHPRIAALVKRLAPRSVRTRTTLAACASVAVVLLVASAAVLLLLRANLERTVETGAREQAQAIARLATDDHLTAQLPLDHGTDFIQVTDADGKVIAASQNLAGHPALAPTNTHDGHSTYNLGALGDEHHQRVTTVTTDTPTGPVTIHVGASLRTADTAEDLTTAALAALSAVLLLTVGALTWRATGRALRPVEAIRAEVAAIGDRDLDRRVPEPRSDDEIARLAHTMNAMLDRLEAAGARQRRFIADASHELRSPLAVLRTQLEVALTHPDPGVRTDLVAGALQDTERLQSLAADLLLLARLDATGHDRPDELVDLTELVHTTVHARGPQPHPVSLHTPDEITLVGNRLWLGRLLTNLLDNAQRHARHRVTVRLSTDGATGRAVLDVSNDGLRIDPADRERIFERFTRLDDARSRDDGGTGLGLPIARDIATIHGGTLTVQDTSDGTTFRARLSVVVPGAVPPRP is encoded by the coding sequence GCCATCCTGCACCACCTCACCCGGCACCCTCGCATCGCGGCCCTGGTCAAGCGCCTCGCGCCGCGCTCCGTCCGCACCCGCACCACCCTCGCGGCCTGCGCCAGCGTCGCCGTCGTCCTGCTCGTCGCCTCGGCCGCCGTACTCCTGCTGCTCCGCGCCAACCTCGAACGCACCGTCGAGACCGGAGCCCGCGAACAGGCCCAGGCCATCGCCCGCCTGGCCACCGACGACCACCTCACCGCGCAGCTGCCCCTCGACCACGGCACCGACTTCATCCAGGTCACCGACGCGGACGGCAAGGTCATCGCCGCCAGCCAGAACCTCGCCGGCCACCCCGCCCTCGCCCCCACCAACACCCACGACGGCCACAGCACCTACAACCTCGGCGCCCTCGGCGACGAACACCACCAACGGGTCACCACGGTCACCACCGACACCCCCACCGGCCCGGTCACCATCCACGTCGGCGCTTCCCTGCGCACCGCCGACACCGCCGAGGACCTCACCACCGCCGCCCTCGCCGCCCTCAGTGCCGTCCTGCTGCTCACCGTCGGCGCCCTCACCTGGCGAGCCACCGGCCGCGCCCTGCGCCCGGTCGAGGCGATCCGCGCCGAAGTCGCCGCCATCGGCGACCGCGACCTCGACCGCCGCGTCCCCGAACCCCGCAGCGACGACGAGATCGCCCGCCTGGCCCACACCATGAACGCCATGCTCGACCGTCTCGAAGCCGCCGGCGCCCGCCAGCGCCGCTTCATCGCCGACGCCTCCCACGAACTGCGCAGCCCCCTCGCCGTGCTCCGCACCCAGCTCGAGGTCGCCCTGACCCACCCCGACCCCGGCGTACGCACCGACCTGGTCGCCGGCGCCCTGCAGGACACCGAACGCCTCCAGTCACTCGCCGCCGACCTGCTGCTCCTCGCACGCCTCGACGCGACCGGCCACGACCGGCCCGACGAGCTGGTCGACCTCACCGAACTCGTCCACACCACGGTGCACGCCCGCGGCCCCCAGCCCCACCCGGTCTCCCTCCACACCCCGGACGAGATCACCCTCGTCGGCAACCGGCTGTGGCTCGGGCGGCTGCTGACCAATCTCCTCGACAACGCGCAGCGCCACGCCCGACACCGCGTCACCGTGCGGCTGTCCACCGACGGCGCGACCGGCCGGGCGGTCCTCGACGTCTCCAACGACGGCCTCCGGATCGACCCCGCAGACCGAGAGCGGATCTTCGAACGGTTCACGCGCCTCGACGACGCCCGCAGCCGCGACGACGGCGGCACCGGCCTGGGCCTGCCCATCGCCCGCGACATCGCCACCATCCATGGCGGCACCCTCACCGTCCAGGACACCTCGGACGGCACCACCTTCCGCGCCCGCCTGTCCGTCGTGGTCCCCGGCGCCGTCCCGCCACGGCCGTGA
- the metE gene encoding 5-methyltetrahydropteroyltriglutamate--homocysteine S-methyltransferase produces MSSSSTTPQATVYGYPRQGPNRELKKAIEGYWAGRVDAEALRATAADLRRDTWRRLAEAGVTEVPTGDFSLYDHVLDTSVAVGAIPPRHRAAVDADPLDGYFAMARGTQDVAPLEMTKWFDTNYHYLVPELGPGTVFAANSAKPVSELREALLLGHRARPVLVGPLTYLLLAKPAPGVAADFRPVTLLDRLLPVYAELLADLRAAGAEWVQLDEPALVQDRTPAELNAAARVYRELGALTDRPNILVATYFDRAGEALKVLAKAPIEGVGLDFTGPGAANLDDLAAVGGLPGKRLIAGVVDGRNIWINDLEKSLTTLATLLGLADRVDVAPSCSLLHVPLDATAERDLDPQIARWLAFARQKTAEITTLARGLNAGTHAVLPELAANRADLASRAVSALTHDPAVRARAAATTAEDARRPQAYPERASAQRARLGLPLLPTTTIGSFPQTTDLRTARADLRAGRLDEAGYRDRMEAEVREVIAYQEKAGLDVLVHGEPERNDMVQYFAEQLTGYLATQQGWVQSYGTRYVRPPVLAGDISRPHPMTVDWYRYAQDLTDRPVKGMLTGPVTMLAWSFVRDDQPVGDTARQVALALRDEVNDLEAAGAAVIQVDEPALRETLPLRAAGRPAYLAWATEAFRLSTSGVRADTQVHTHMCYAEFGAVMTAIDELDADVISLEAARSHMEVAHELAEAGYPREVGPGVYDIHSPRVPSTEEAAALLRAGLAAIPTERLWVNPDCGLKTRGWPETRASLENLVAAAREVRAELAG; encoded by the coding sequence GTGTCATCGAGCTCCACCACCCCGCAGGCCACCGTGTACGGCTACCCGAGGCAGGGCCCCAACCGGGAGCTGAAGAAGGCGATCGAGGGCTACTGGGCCGGCCGCGTCGACGCCGAAGCCCTCCGGGCCACCGCCGCCGACCTGCGCCGCGACACCTGGCGCCGGCTGGCCGAGGCCGGCGTCACCGAGGTGCCCACCGGCGACTTCTCGCTCTACGACCACGTGCTGGACACCAGTGTCGCCGTCGGCGCGATCCCGCCGCGGCACCGCGCCGCCGTCGACGCCGACCCGCTGGACGGCTACTTCGCCATGGCCCGCGGCACCCAGGACGTGGCGCCGCTGGAGATGACCAAGTGGTTCGACACCAACTACCACTACCTCGTGCCCGAGTTGGGGCCGGGCACGGTCTTCGCCGCCAACTCGGCCAAGCCGGTCTCCGAGCTGCGTGAGGCGCTCCTGCTCGGCCACCGCGCCCGCCCGGTGCTGGTCGGCCCGCTGACGTACCTGCTGCTCGCCAAGCCCGCGCCCGGTGTGGCCGCCGACTTCCGGCCGGTCACCCTGCTCGACCGGCTGCTGCCCGTCTACGCCGAGCTCCTCGCGGACCTGCGCGCGGCCGGCGCCGAGTGGGTGCAGTTGGACGAGCCCGCCCTCGTGCAGGACCGCACCCCGGCCGAACTGAACGCCGCCGCACGGGTCTACCGCGAGCTCGGCGCGCTCACCGACCGGCCGAACATCCTGGTGGCGACCTACTTCGACCGGGCCGGCGAGGCGTTGAAGGTCCTGGCCAAGGCCCCCATCGAGGGCGTCGGGCTGGACTTCACCGGCCCCGGCGCGGCCAACCTGGACGACCTCGCCGCCGTCGGCGGCCTGCCCGGCAAGCGGCTGATCGCCGGTGTGGTGGACGGCCGCAACATCTGGATCAACGACCTTGAGAAGTCCCTCACCACCCTGGCCACCCTCCTCGGCCTGGCCGACCGGGTCGACGTCGCGCCGTCCTGCTCCCTGCTGCACGTCCCGCTCGACGCCACCGCCGAACGTGACCTCGACCCGCAGATCGCCCGCTGGCTCGCCTTCGCCCGGCAGAAGACCGCCGAGATCACCACCCTCGCCCGGGGCCTGAACGCGGGCACCCACGCGGTCCTCCCCGAACTCGCCGCCAACCGCGCCGACCTGGCCTCCCGCGCCGTCTCGGCACTCACCCACGACCCGGCGGTCCGGGCCCGTGCTGCCGCCACCACCGCCGAGGACGCCCGGCGCCCCCAGGCCTACCCCGAGCGCGCCTCGGCCCAACGCGCCCGTCTCGGCCTGCCGTTGCTGCCGACCACCACCATCGGCTCCTTCCCGCAGACCACCGACCTGCGCACCGCACGCGCCGACCTGCGCGCCGGCCGCCTCGACGAGGCCGGGTACCGCGACCGGATGGAGGCCGAGGTCCGCGAGGTGATCGCCTACCAGGAGAAGGCCGGCCTGGACGTCCTGGTGCACGGCGAGCCCGAACGCAACGACATGGTCCAGTACTTCGCCGAGCAGCTGACCGGCTACCTGGCCACCCAGCAGGGCTGGGTGCAGTCCTACGGCACCCGCTACGTCCGCCCGCCGGTGCTGGCCGGCGACATCTCCCGCCCGCACCCGATGACCGTCGACTGGTACCGCTACGCGCAGGACCTGACGGACCGTCCGGTCAAGGGCATGCTCACCGGCCCGGTCACCATGCTCGCCTGGTCCTTCGTCCGCGACGACCAGCCCGTCGGCGACACCGCCCGGCAGGTCGCCCTCGCCCTGCGCGACGAGGTGAACGACCTGGAGGCCGCCGGCGCGGCCGTCATCCAGGTGGACGAGCCCGCGCTGCGCGAGACGCTCCCGCTGCGGGCCGCCGGCCGTCCGGCGTACCTGGCGTGGGCCACCGAGGCGTTCCGGCTCAGCACCTCCGGGGTACGCGCCGACACCCAGGTCCACACCCACATGTGCTACGCCGAGTTCGGCGCGGTCATGACCGCGATCGACGAGCTCGACGCCGACGTGATCTCGCTGGAGGCGGCCCGCTCGCACATGGAGGTCGCGCACGAGCTGGCCGAGGCGGGCTACCCGCGCGAGGTCGGCCCCGGGGTCTACGACATCCACTCGCCCCGGGTGCCGAGCACCGAGGAGGCCGCCGCACTGCTCCGCGCCGGCCTGGCGGCCATCCCGACCGAGCGGCTGTGGGTCAACCCCGACTGCGGCCTGAAGACCCGCGGCTGGCCCGAGACCCGCGCCTCACTGGAGAACCTGGTCGCCGCGGCCCGCGAGGTCCGCGCGGAGCTGGCCGGCTGA
- a CDS encoding VOC family protein, giving the protein MACRISELVIDAADADRLAAFWSEVLGYVELGREADGSIEIGPPGAGFGGPQPTLVLSPSSEPRAGKLRLHIDVSATDRDQDAELERLLALGARPVDVGQTGTESWHVLADPEGNEFCLLHARIQPLRPVPPTA; this is encoded by the coding sequence ATGGCATGCCGCATCAGTGAGCTGGTCATCGACGCCGCCGACGCCGACCGGCTCGCCGCGTTCTGGAGCGAGGTCCTCGGCTACGTCGAACTCGGCCGGGAGGCCGACGGAAGCATCGAGATCGGACCGCCCGGCGCCGGCTTCGGCGGCCCGCAGCCCACCCTCGTCCTCAGCCCCAGCAGCGAGCCGCGGGCCGGGAAGCTCCGCCTGCACATCGACGTCAGCGCCACCGACCGCGACCAGGACGCCGAGCTGGAGCGGCTGCTCGCCCTCGGCGCCAGGCCCGTCGACGTGGGCCAGACCGGCACCGAGAGCTGGCACGTCCTGGCCGACCCGGAAGGCAACGAGTTCTGCCTCCTGCACGCCCGGATCCAGCCCCTCCGACCGGTGCCGCCGACTGCCTGA
- a CDS encoding serine hydrolase domain-containing protein encodes MRRTPSRRLLAAALLAASVPAPTAVAPAAVVHAVSIDRYDKGDFPPDGLGPELTSRLDRAIEDVRRQAGIPGVVVGLWMPGKGSYVRATGVADTVTRRPMTTDVFTRIGSETKTFTVTALLELVDDRRIGLDDPISKYIDGVPCGDRITLRQLAGMRSGLFPYTADPDFVRALEGDPSRSFTPQEVLAYGFRHDNTFGPGEMFQYSNTNLVLLGLVVEKVSGLGLADFIHRRVLRPAHLRHTLLPRGAEFPEPHAHGYTDQTLGGEVADTTDWNPSWAWAAGAMISDLRDLRRWAEVVATGTLLSPETQRERLEVLPTGFPGTGYGLGVFETGGWIGHNGSIPGYETVAVHLPSQRATLVIMINTDVFAQGQEPSTLLARAITGIATPDNVYDGQVPPR; translated from the coding sequence ATGCGACGCACCCCCTCCCGCCGGCTGCTCGCCGCAGCGCTCCTCGCGGCGTCCGTGCCGGCCCCGACGGCAGTGGCTCCCGCCGCGGTCGTCCACGCCGTGAGCATCGACCGGTACGACAAGGGCGACTTCCCGCCGGACGGTCTCGGCCCCGAGCTGACCTCCCGGCTGGACCGGGCCATCGAGGACGTTCGCCGGCAGGCCGGCATCCCCGGCGTCGTCGTCGGGCTGTGGATGCCGGGCAAGGGGAGCTACGTGCGGGCGACCGGTGTCGCCGACACCGTCACGCGCAGGCCGATGACCACCGACGTCTTCACGCGGATCGGCAGCGAGACCAAGACCTTCACGGTCACCGCGCTGCTCGAACTCGTCGACGACCGTCGGATCGGGCTGGACGACCCCATCTCCAAGTACATCGACGGCGTGCCGTGCGGCGACCGGATCACGCTGCGTCAGCTCGCCGGGATGCGCAGCGGCCTGTTCCCGTACACCGCCGACCCGGACTTCGTGCGGGCACTGGAGGGCGACCCGAGCCGCTCGTTCACCCCGCAGGAGGTGCTCGCGTACGGCTTCCGGCACGACAACACCTTCGGGCCGGGTGAGATGTTCCAGTACTCCAACACCAACCTCGTCCTGCTCGGCCTGGTGGTCGAGAAGGTCAGCGGCCTCGGGCTGGCCGACTTCATCCACCGGCGGGTGCTCCGGCCGGCCCACCTGCGCCACACGCTGCTCCCGCGGGGGGCCGAGTTCCCCGAACCGCACGCGCACGGATACACCGACCAGACGCTCGGCGGCGAGGTCGCGGACACCACCGACTGGAACCCGAGTTGGGCCTGGGCTGCCGGGGCGATGATCTCGGACCTGCGCGACCTGCGCCGCTGGGCCGAGGTCGTCGCCACCGGGACGCTGCTCAGCCCGGAGACCCAGCGCGAGCGGCTCGAGGTGCTGCCGACCGGCTTCCCCGGCACGGGCTACGGCCTCGGAGTCTTCGAGACCGGCGGATGGATCGGCCACAACGGCTCCATCCCGGGCTACGAGACCGTGGCCGTCCACCTGCCCTCGCAGCGGGCCACCCTGGTGATCATGATCAACACGGACGTCTTCGCCCAGGGGCAGGAGCCGTCCACGCTGCTCGCCCGGGCGATCACCGGGATCGCGACCCCGGACAACGTCTACGACGGCCAGGTCCCCCCGCGCTAG